CTGCCAGCGAAGTCTGCATCATCGAAGGCTACGCGAGTTGAATCCTTGAGAGCCAATTACGGGCTCTGAATGGTTGCGACAAACTGCTCGATCCGCTGTTGATAACTCCCCAGTGTTTGTTCGACCCAGTGATGGTCTTGGGCATTGGCATAGAGATGAATCAGCGGGTAACTGGCATCTGGCAGGACGAGCAGCCATTGATCACTGCGATCGCCATGAATCCGCAAGCCTTCCTGGAAATTGAGGCGATCGGGATGATGGCTTTCGAGGAGTTGCCGCATCAGCGTTCCTAACAGATTGCGCGGGCAGCTCAGGGTTAGGTGGCGATGGGCAATACTCGGCAGCGACTCTACCCACTGGGACAGCGATCGCGACTGGCGATCGAGCCCTTCCATGAGGCGAGCAATGCCAAACATGGCATCAAAACCGGCGTGCAGCTCTGGGAAAATAAAGCCCAACTCGCCGCTGCCGCCGAGGATGACGTCCGGTAGATTGCGGCAGGCAGCCATCAACGCCGTTGGTGTGGGTCGGCAGCGATGAACCCGCCCCTGATAGCGCCAAGCTGCTTGTTCCACAGCGCTGGAGCTGGTCATTGGCACCACCACGGTGCCCCCGGGCCGCCGCAACCAGCAAATTTCTGCCATCAAAACCGTCAACTGCTCTTGGTCCAGCGCCACGCCCTGCTCATCCACCAGCGTGAAACGCTCACCATTGGCTGCCACTTGTACGCCACAGTTCGCTTTAATCGCGCTGACGACTTGCCCCATCTGGGCCAGCAGGGACTGGCGTTCGATCTCTGTGGGCGGTTGCTGACGCAGGCTGGCATTGAGCACTACGGCATCACAGCCAAATTCACTCAGCAGCAACGGCAGCACGGCTCCCGATACGGCATAGGCGTAGTCGATCACGATGCGGTTGGGCGATCGCAGCAGTAAATCCCGATCGAGGCGATCGCAAAAGAGTTGGCGGTAGAGCGGCAGGGTTTCGCTGACAGTAATCATCGTGCCCAGATCCTGCATCGGGACGCGGCGCAGATCCTCTTGGAAGAAGGCAGCTTCAATCCGCCGCTCCAAAGCGCGATCGACGGTCAAGCCCTCGCGATCCAAAAACTCGATCAGGACATGGGTGGGCCAGAGGGGATCGAGACGGACGTGAATGCCGCCCACCACCGGCAGCCGCGCCAGCATCGAACGGGCGATCGGCACCGCTGCGGCTTCGAGATTCCGAATCGTGATGCCTGCGGACATCAAGCCAGCGATCAGCGATCGCGTCACCATTTGCGAAATACTGCGCTGGTCCCGCGAGACCGTGACACTGCTACCGGGCGGCAGGGTTGAGCCGTAGGCGACTCCGAGCTTGACGGCAAACTCCGGCGTGATATCGACGTTGGCGATGCCGCGCACGCCCCCATCACTAAATAGGCGACGGCGGGCACTGGTCGCCCAAATTAGATTGAGGTTGACGATCGCCCCAGCTTCAACTTGTTTGCGCGGCCAAATCCGCACTTCGGCCTGCACTTGCGCTTCTTCTTGAAGACGACAGCCGCTGCCAATGACCGCGCCCTCGTGAATTTGCACATGGCGTTCCAGCCGCACCCCATCCGCCAGCACACAGCCCTCTAAGTGCGATCGCTGCCCAATTTGAACCCGATTCCAAATGACCGCGCGATCGAGGCAAGCACCGGCCTCGACTCGGCTTTCATCGCCAATGACGGTACCCGCTTTGAGCTGAACCTCTTCGCCAATCTGACAGTGGCGACCAATCCAGAGCGGCGGTTCGAGCTGCGCACTACTCGCGATCGTGCTGCCTTCCCCCACATAGATGCCGGGCTGCCATTCCACATGATCGGCTTGCAGTTGTACCCGCCCTAGCAAGGCATCCAGTTGCGCTCGCTGATAGGCCTGCCGATTGCCGATGTCGCACCAGTAGCCCTGATCCACGTAGCCTGTCACCACTTCTCCAGCCGCGAGCAAGCGGGGCAGAAGATGGGTCGCAAAGTCCGAGGGCTCATCCAGCGGCAGATAATCCAAGGCCTCGGGCTCCAGGATGTAGAAGCCACTGTTGACGGTGTCGGAGATTAATTCGCTAGCGTCCGGTTTTTCAATCAGACGAATGATCCGTTGCTGGCGATCGCAGACAACGCAGCCAAATTCCAGCGGCTGATCGACCGTCGCCAAAATCACCGTGGCAATGGCCTGCTGCTGTCGATGCCAAGCCAAGGCCGCCGTTAGGTCAAAGTCGCTCAGGCAGTCGCCACTGGCAACCAAAAAGGTTTCTCGCAGCTGACCGGCCAGATTTTTAACACTGCCTGCTGTTCCCAAGGGGCGATCGGCCTCGAGGACGTAGCGCAGGTCAACCCCCCAGTCCTGACCTTGCTGAAAATACTGCTGAATCGTCTCGGGATGATAGTAGAGGGTCGCCAGAATTTCTTGATAGCCGTGACGTTGGAGTAACTGCAGAATGTGGGCCGCGATCGGGCGATTGAGGATCGGCACCATCGGTTTGGGGCGATCGCAGGTCAAAGGCCGCAACCGCGTTCCCAATCCACCCGCCAGTAAAACAGCACGCATCGTCTCTGCCGTCTTTTTTGGCAAGATGCCCGCAATGAGGCAAAAATCCTATGATCGGGGCAAGACCAGAGAAAAATTGCAATGACCGGCTTGCTCTACCTTGGGTTGATTGTTTACCTCCTCGGCGCTTGGCGGTTCTGGGTGGGCTTTGGAAAAACCCACTTCAGTCATAACCGTGCTCTTTTGACGCTGCTCTGGCCGCTGCTGTTAGTCAGTCAGTCCTTCCGCCAGAACTTCCGTCGCGCCCTCAAGGGTTAGGGTCATGGCGATCGCAGATCCTTGGCAAGACCGCTGGCAGACCGTTGCTCGTCGCTACAGCCGCGAGTATCGGCGCGAAGACCAACCGCTCCCGGATGACCTCGAGTCGTTGGCGATCGTCCAAACCTGGCGCGCGGGTCATCTCCAGAACCAGATTGCTTCTCCCTTCTGGGAACTGGTGCAACCCAGCAAAGGCCAAACTTGGCTGGATTTAGGCTGTGGCCTCAGCTTTTTGGTCTATCCTTGGCGCGATTGGCAGGCTAGCTTTTCAGGACAAGATATTTGCCCCGAAGCTTGCGAAATCCTGCGGCAGCGGGGGCCTCAGCTCAACTCCAAACTGTTCAAGGGCTGCCGCCTCGCCCCTGCCCACCAACTCGACTACTCTGATCGCAGCTTCGATGGCGCGATTGCCACGGGAGTCAGTGCCTACTATCCGCTCGACTACTGGGCTGAAGTCCTGACCGCAGTCCAAAAGGTGCTCAAGCCGGGTGGTCATTTCCTGTTTGATGTTGTGAATCCGGAAGCAGCGATCGCTGAAGACTGGGCCATTCTTGAGACCTATCTTGGGGCACCCGTGGAATTAATTGATCTTGACCAATGGCGACAACTCTGCCGCGATCGCGGAGCCCGCATCCGGGCAGAACTCCCTGGTCCTCTCTTCCATCTGCTGCGCATTGATTGGCCGAAAGCCTAAGTCGCATGACGTGAACATCAAAATTAACCTGCAGTTGCGGGTTTCAATAGATGCAACAAATTGCTCAACTTACAGTTGATACACTCCGAGTGGTGGCTTTGTCTGACTGCATCACTGTCTAAACCTTCAAGGTGAGAGAGGATCTTTGAGCATGACTCTTTCGCAGTAAAAATCGGCCAAATTTCACTCTGTTTCTGGAGTGAAATTACGCTTTTTGTTGACCAATAAACAGGCATAATCAACAAGTCAAAATTTGAGTAATAGTAATTGAATAAGTCTTAGAAATTATCGATTTTTGTTGTTATAAAAATAACTTTATAAAATCTTGTTTATTCTGCTATGATCTCAACTAGAAAGTCTCAAGATCAAGGCAATGTCAGCAATAATAGCTGAAATATTCTTTATCCTAGTTCTAGTTGTCGCTAATGGAGTCTTTTCTGGCTCGGAAATCTCTGTTGTTTCCTCTCGAAGAGTTCGCTTAGAGCAAATTGCGAAGCAAGGTAATCGTAGTGCCAATGCTGCAATTAGTCTTATCAATTCTCCAAATGACTTTCTGTCAGCTGTACAGATTGGGATTACGTTAATCGGCATTTTAAGTGGTGCTGTTGGTGGAGCAACTATTGCTCAAAGAATCAAACCCATCTTTGAGAGTATCCCTTCTTTGAAGTCTTATAGCGAAGGGCTTAGCGTTGTTGTCGTTGTCACGGTCATCACCTATCTTTCACTGGTCGTTGGAGAACTCGCTCCCAAACGCATTGCTCTGGGTAATCCTGAGAAATTTGCCTGCGCGATCGCTAGGCCAATGAAACTTCTGGCTCGCATCACGGCACCAATTGTCCATATCTTGGGTACCTCAACCGATGCACTCCTTAAAGTTATGGGAGTTCAGGCTTCTGATGAACCTGAGATGACGGAAGAAGAGATTAAAGTTCTGATTCGACAAGGGGCACAGTCAGGCTTATTTGAAGAAACAGAACATAAAATGCTAGAGCGAGTCTTTCAGCTAGGCGATCGCCCCATTAGAGCGATGATGACTCCTCGCACTGAGATCGACTGGCTAGATATGGAGTCTTCTTTAGAAGAAAATATAGAATTAATTATGTCGAGCAGTCACTCTCGCTTCCCTGTCGGACAGGGTAGTTTAGACGACTGTGTTGGAATTATCCGAGGGAAGAACTTATTAGCGGCAAAACTAGCTGATCAATCTGTCAATATCGAAACGATTGTGCAGCCGCCTCTCTATGTTGCAGAGAATACTCGAGTCTTGAACGTCATCAGCCAATTTAAAAATACAGGAGTCCATATTGCTCTTGTGACTGATGAATATGGTGGGGTGGAAGGACTGGTAACCCTCAGTGACTTAATGGAGGCAATCGTTGGCTCTCTTCCCTCTGCTGAGCATCATGAGGAGCCCCTAGTTGTTCAACGAGAAGATGGATCTTGGCTGCTCGATGGATTTCTGGATATTCATGATTTTAAGAATTTAGTCAATCGTGAGCAATTACCAGAAGAAGAGACAAGTAAGTTTCATACTTTAGGTGGATTTGTCCTGAATCATCTAGGACGAGTTCCGGAGACTGGCGAGACTTTTACTTGGGAAAACTTGAGATTCGAAGTAGTTGATATGGATGGAGTTCGAATTGATAAAATTCTCATGATAATTGTTGATAAATCTGCATGACTCATGCAGCAATCGCTAATTTCTATATGACTGTCAAGTAGTAGCAAAGAAACGAGCCTGTTCTCTTCCTAAGGCAACTGAAGGATCGGTGAACGCCCTGCAGCCTCAGCGGAAAACTTGCTTGGACGACTCGCAGCCTTGTTGCTTGAGCCGGAGTAGCCTGCATTGCTTAGTCGACCGGCTGTTCCATCACGGCTTTGAGTTGTCCCATGTTTTGGATAGTCTGAGCTTTTATCGTGAGAGACTCTTCTGCTTGAAAGCGATCGCAGTCCTGTTTTTCAATAG
The sequence above is a segment of the Synechococcus elongatus PCC 11801 genome. Coding sequences within it:
- a CDS encoding mannose-1-phosphate guanyltransferase; amino-acid sequence: MRAVLLAGGLGTRLRPLTCDRPKPMVPILNRPIAAHILQLLQRHGYQEILATLYYHPETIQQYFQQGQDWGVDLRYVLEADRPLGTAGSVKNLAGQLRETFLVASGDCLSDFDLTAALAWHRQQQAIATVILATVDQPLEFGCVVCDRQQRIIRLIEKPDASELISDTVNSGFYILEPEALDYLPLDEPSDFATHLLPRLLAAGEVVTGYVDQGYWCDIGNRQAYQRAQLDALLGRVQLQADHVEWQPGIYVGEGSTIASSAQLEPPLWIGRHCQIGEEVQLKAGTVIGDESRVEAGACLDRAVIWNRVQIGQRSHLEGCVLADGVRLERHVQIHEGAVIGSGCRLQEEAQVQAEVRIWPRKQVEAGAIVNLNLIWATSARRRLFSDGGVRGIANVDITPEFAVKLGVAYGSTLPPGSSVTVSRDQRSISQMVTRSLIAGLMSAGITIRNLEAAAVPIARSMLARLPVVGGIHVRLDPLWPTHVLIEFLDREGLTVDRALERRIEAAFFQEDLRRVPMQDLGTMITVSETLPLYRQLFCDRLDRDLLLRSPNRIVIDYAYAVSGAVLPLLLSEFGCDAVVLNASLRQQPPTEIERQSLLAQMGQVVSAIKANCGVQVAANGERFTLVDEQGVALDQEQLTVLMAEICWLRRPGGTVVVPMTSSSAVEQAAWRYQGRVHRCRPTPTALMAACRNLPDVILGGSGELGFIFPELHAGFDAMFGIARLMEGLDRQSRSLSQWVESLPSIAHRHLTLSCPRNLLGTLMRQLLESHHPDRLNFQEGLRIHGDRSDQWLLVLPDASYPLIHLYANAQDHHWVEQTLGSYQQRIEQFVATIQSP
- a CDS encoding class I SAM-dependent methyltransferase yields the protein MAIADPWQDRWQTVARRYSREYRREDQPLPDDLESLAIVQTWRAGHLQNQIASPFWELVQPSKGQTWLDLGCGLSFLVYPWRDWQASFSGQDICPEACEILRQRGPQLNSKLFKGCRLAPAHQLDYSDRSFDGAIATGVSAYYPLDYWAEVLTAVQKVLKPGGHFLFDVVNPEAAIAEDWAILETYLGAPVELIDLDQWRQLCRDRGARIRAELPGPLFHLLRIDWPKA
- a CDS encoding hemolysin family protein, translated to MSAIIAEIFFILVLVVANGVFSGSEISVVSSRRVRLEQIAKQGNRSANAAISLINSPNDFLSAVQIGITLIGILSGAVGGATIAQRIKPIFESIPSLKSYSEGLSVVVVVTVITYLSLVVGELAPKRIALGNPEKFACAIARPMKLLARITAPIVHILGTSTDALLKVMGVQASDEPEMTEEEIKVLIRQGAQSGLFEETEHKMLERVFQLGDRPIRAMMTPRTEIDWLDMESSLEENIELIMSSSHSRFPVGQGSLDDCVGIIRGKNLLAAKLADQSVNIETIVQPPLYVAENTRVLNVISQFKNTGVHIALVTDEYGGVEGLVTLSDLMEAIVGSLPSAEHHEEPLVVQREDGSWLLDGFLDIHDFKNLVNREQLPEEETSKFHTLGGFVLNHLGRVPETGETFTWENLRFEVVDMDGVRIDKILMIIVDKSA